Proteins found in one Strix uralensis isolate ZFMK-TIS-50842 chromosome 21, bStrUra1, whole genome shotgun sequence genomic segment:
- the FUT7 gene encoding alpha-(1,3)-fucosyltransferase 7 codes for MPRASPLPRPPWGRTGVKAVVTAGVFVTTLWNLRCFLNPATTSREAPKHTEPLVILVWEWPSKQVPNVSGDVCRELYGITGCLLTMERRLLGQADVVVFPHTRLQPGRDKLPKERLPGQNWVWVSLESPSNTKALARWNQTFNWVMTYRRDSDIFIPYGKLVPNQLATVNIPAKTNLVSWVISNYHRTQKRAEVYRNLSRYLHVNIYGKANKKPLCKDCLLPTTSKSKFYLAFENSIHQDYITEKLWRNSLMAGTVPVVLGPPRANYEQFIPADSFIHVDDFGSLAELATFLKTMNSSRYRQFFAWQKRYSVKLYADWKERICTICTAYPNLPHGHVYPSLESWFNT; via the coding sequence ATGCCCCGGGCATCACCGCTGCCACGGCCACCATGGGGCCGGACCGGTGTGAAGGCAGTGGTCACGGCCGGGGTGTTTGTAACCACCCTCTGGAACCTGAGGTGCTTCCTCAACCCCGCCACGACCTCCAGAGAAGCCCCCAAGCACACTGAGCCACTGGTGATCCTGGTGTGGGAATGGCCCTCGAAGCAGGTCCCAAATGTCAGCGGGGATGTTTGCCGTGAGCTGTACGGCATCACGGGCTGCTTGCTCACCATGGAGCGGCGGCTCCTGGGCCAGGCAGATGTGGTGGTGTTCCCCCACACCAGGCTTCAGCCTGGCAGGGACAAGCTGCCCAAGGAGAGACTGCCAGGGCAGAACTGGGTGTGGGTCTCCCTGGAGTCCCCCTCCAACACTAAAGCTCTAGCGAGATGGAACCAGACCTTCAACTGGGTGATGACCTACAGACGGGACTCAGACATCTTCATCCCCTACGGCAAGCTTGTGCCCAACCAGTTGGCTACTGTGAACATCCCCGCAAAGACCAACTTGGTGTCCTGGGTTATCAGCAACTACCACAGGACTCAGAAAAGAGCTGAAGTCTACAGAAACCTCTCCAGATACCTCCACGTGAACATATAcgggaaagcaaacaaaaagccacTTTGCAAGGACTGCCTCTTGCCAACGACATCCAAGTCCAAGTTCTACCTGGCCTTCGAGAACTCCATCCACCAGGACTACATCACTGAGAAGCTCTGGAGGAACTCACTGATGGCTGGCACCGTGCCCGTGGTGCTGGGGCCTCCCCGGGCCAACTATGAGCAGTTCATTCCTGCAGACTCCTTCATTCACGTCGATGACTTTGGttccctggcagagctggccaCCTTCCTGAAGACCATGAACTCCAGCCGCTACCGGCAGTTCTTTGCCTGGCAGAAGAGGTACAGCGTGAAGCTCTACGCCGACTGGAAGGAGCGGATCTGCACCATCTGCACCGCCTACCCCAACCTGCCTCATGGCCATGTCTATCCCAGCCTGGAGAGCTGGTTCAACACCTAG
- the LOC141952970 gene encoding POU domain, class 5, transcription factor 3-like, whose amino-acid sequence MFSPDGGLPAAPFGLLPDAGPPFPRGGFDGAAAQPLFFPFAAEPEAARDPPPARAWLPPPAGPPVKAEPRPGRPCRQPSPEPRAAACCGPAWPAPPWAGPAPPGAAAALPGPPFPGPAAAAFPGPQLCPAALQPGSGGPSGLGSSGSSSGAASEGGHSSDSGDEDAPTSEELEQFAKDLKHKRIMLGFTQADVGLALGTLYGKMFSQTTICRFEALQLSFKNMCKLKPLLQRWLNEAENTDNMQEMCNAEQALAQARKRKRRTSIENNVKGTLESFFRKCVKPSPQEISQIAEDLNLDKDVVRVWFCNRRQKGKRLLLPFGNEAEGAMYDMNQSLVPTGLPIPVTSQGYSLAPSPPVYMPPFHKAEMFPQALQPGLSMSNSSH is encoded by the exons ATGTTCAGCCCGGACGGGGGGCTGCCGGCCGCCCCCTTCGGCCTCCTGCCCGACGCCGGCCCGCCCTTTCCCCGCGGCGGCTTCGACGGGGCGGCCGCCCAGCCGCTCTTCTTCCCCTTCGCCGCCGAGCCCGAGGCCGCCCGGgacccgccgccggcccgcgcctggctgcccccgcccgccgggccgcccgTCAAGGCGGAGCCGCGCCCGGGCCGGCCCTGCCGCCAGCCCTCGCCCGAGCCCCGCGCCGCGGCCTGCTGCGGCCCGGCCTGGCCCGCCCCGCCCTGGGCCGGGCCCGCgccccccggcgccgccgccgccctgcccggGCCGCCcttccccggccccgccgccgccgccttccccggcccccagctctgccccgccGCCCTGCAGCCGGGCTCCGGCGGCCCCTccgggctgggcagcagcggcAGCTCCAGCGGCGCCGCCAGCGAGGGCGGACACTCGAGTGACAGCGGCGACGAG GATGCGCCAACCTCGGAAGAGCTGGAGCAGTTCGCCAAGGACCTCAAGCACAAGCGCATTATGCTGGGCTTCACCCAGGCTGACGTGGGGCTGGCGCTGGGTACCCTCTATG GGAAGATGTTCAGCCAGACGACCATCTGCCGCTTTGAAGCGCTCCAGCTCAGCTTCAAGAACATGTGCAAGCTGAAGCCACTGCTGCAGCGTTGGCTCAACGAGGCGGAGAACACGGACAACATGCAAGAG ATGTGCAATGCGGAGCAAGCGTTGGCCCAAGCCCGGAAGAGAAAACGCAGGACCAGCATCGAGAACAATGTGAAGGGGACGCTGGAGAGCTTCTTCCGCAAGTGCGTGAAGCCCAGTCCCCAGGAGATCTCCCAAATCGCCGAGGACCTCAACCTGGACAAAGAC GTGGTCCGGGTCTGGTTCTGCAACCGGCGTCAGAAAGGCAAacggctgctgctgcccttcgGCAACGAGGCGGAGGGAGCGATGTACGACATGAACCAGTCCCTGGTGCCCACCGGCCTGCCCATCCCGGTGACGTCCCAGGGCTACAGCCTGGCGCCCTCCCCTCCCGTCTACATGCCGCCCTTCCACAAAGCCGAGATGTTCCCTCAAGCGCTGCAGCCTGGGCTCTCCATGAGCAACAGCAGCCACTGA